GGGGTGGAGGATCCCCCGGCGCTTCATGCTCCCGCTCCGTCCAGCTGCGGCAGCTCATCGTCTGTGCCGGGGTAGCTGGGCTGGGCGCCGTGGCCGGTGGCCGCGAAGGCACCGACCTGGGAGGCGAAGCGGGCGGCGACCGGCAGGGACTGCCCACCGGCGAGGCCCACGGCGAGCGCACCGATGAACGCATCGCCGGCGCCGGTGGTGTCCACCGCGGTGACCGGCGCGGCGGGGATGCGGTGGGACCCGTCGGCGTCGGCCACCAGCGAGCCCTGCGCACCCAGGGTCAGGACCACGGAGGCGATGCCGGCGTCGCGGAGGGCGCTGGCGATCTGCTCCGGCTGCTGCGTCGGGTCCGTCTCCGGGCTCAGCTGCGCGAGGACCAGGGCGGCCTCGTGCTCGTTGACCACCAGCGGGTCGGAGGCGCGCAGCACCGCCGGATCCAGCTCCATCACGGGGGCAGGGTTGTGCAGGAACCGTCCCTGCA
The window above is part of the Brachybacterium vulturis genome. Proteins encoded here:
- a CDS encoding ribokinase gives rise to the protein MSPAGMIAVVGSINVDLSAQVARHPRPGETLHGRGGRMTPGGKGANQAVAAAKLGGSVQMIGAIGTDAQAEVGLSGLRAAGVGLDGVREVEGPTGLAIVTVAEDGENTIVVIGGANDAVDAAQVKASREVLEGAAIVVCQGEIPRGGIEALPAHVQGRFLHNPAPVMELDPAVLRASDPLVVNEHEAALVLAQLSPETDPTQQPEQIASALRDAGIASVVLTLGAQGSLVADADGSHRIPAAPVTAVDTTGAGDAFIGALAVGLAGGQSLPVAARFASQVGAFAATGHGAQPSYPGTDDELPQLDGAGA